From the Nodularia sp. NIES-3585 genome, one window contains:
- a CDS encoding pitrilysin family protein encodes MTSTVLKFPRINAPTVHQLPNGLTIVAEQMPVEAVNLSLWIKVGSAVESDAINGMAHFLEHMIFKGTERLASGEFERHIEERGAVTNAATSQDYTQYYINTAPKDFAALAPLQIDVVCNALIPDDAFERERLVVLEEIRRSEDNPRRRTFRRSMETAFEQLPYRRPVLGPEAVISQLQAQQMRDFHRTWYQPQSITAVAVGNLPVEELIATVAEGFHSQQLTVNSQPLGVNPEPAFTEVVRREFVDESLQQARLVMVWRVPGLGQLNDIYGLDVLAGVLGHGRTSRLVRDLREERELVSSIGVSNMTNQLQGTFYISAKCAVENLQAVEEAIAQHIRILHTELVSEKEIARVRRRVANKFIFGNETPSDRAGLYGYYQSMVGDLEPAFNYPDHIQSQEATDLMQAAKQYLSPDAYGVVVLKP; translated from the coding sequence ATGACCTCAACCGTGCTAAAATTTCCTCGCATAAATGCCCCCACGGTGCATCAATTGCCCAATGGCTTGACCATAGTCGCAGAGCAAATGCCAGTTGAAGCTGTGAATCTCAGCTTGTGGATCAAAGTTGGCTCGGCTGTAGAATCTGATGCTATTAACGGCATGGCTCACTTTTTAGAGCATATGATTTTTAAAGGAACCGAGCGTTTAGCAAGCGGTGAGTTTGAACGTCACATTGAAGAACGGGGTGCTGTGACTAATGCCGCTACGAGCCAAGACTATACTCAATACTATATAAATACGGCTCCCAAGGATTTTGCCGCTCTCGCCCCACTGCAAATAGATGTAGTATGTAATGCTCTCATCCCTGATGATGCCTTTGAACGCGAACGTTTGGTGGTTTTGGAAGAAATTCGCCGTTCTGAGGATAACCCCCGGCGGCGGACGTTTAGAAGGTCAATGGAGACAGCTTTTGAACAGCTACCTTATCGCCGTCCAGTGTTGGGACCAGAAGCGGTAATTTCTCAACTCCAAGCCCAGCAAATGCGCGATTTTCATCGTACTTGGTATCAACCCCAGTCAATTACGGCTGTCGCTGTGGGTAATTTACCTGTGGAAGAGTTAATTGCAACTGTGGCTGAGGGATTTCACAGTCAACAGTTAACAGTTAACAGTCAACCGTTAGGGGTTAATCCTGAACCTGCGTTTACAGAAGTTGTGCGGCGGGAATTTGTGGATGAAAGTCTTCAACAAGCGCGTTTAGTTATGGTTTGGCGGGTTCCAGGGTTGGGACAACTCAATGATATTTATGGTTTGGATGTTTTGGCGGGAGTTTTGGGACACGGACGGACTTCTAGACTGGTGCGGGATTTACGAGAAGAACGAGAACTGGTGAGTTCCATTGGTGTAAGTAATATGACCAATCAGTTACAGGGGACTTTTTATATTTCTGCTAAATGTGCGGTGGAAAATTTACAGGCTGTGGAGGAGGCGATCGCGCAACATATCCGTATACTACATACAGAGTTGGTTTCCGAAAAAGAAATTGCCCGTGTGCGGCGACGGGTAGCCAACAAGTTTATATTTGGTAACGAAACACCAAGCGATCGCGCTGGTTTATACGGTTACTATCAATCTATGGTGGGAGATTTAGAACCTGCGTTTAACTACCCAGATCATATTCAATCCCAAGAAGCAACTGACTTAATGCAAGCCGCAAAACAGTATCTTTCCCCAGATGCTTATGGTGTAGTTGTCCTCAAACCCTAA
- a CDS encoding fructosamine kinase family protein, with protein MWTEIDTHISQVTGEKFQTQHKRSVSGGCINQGYAVADGNLTYFVKLNQASQVAMFEAEALGLKEMLATNTILVPKPICWGTAGNSSYIVLEWLEMGGSNSKSSQEMGRKLAAMHKATNSEGFGWKINNTIGSTPQINTWTADWAEFYTQHRLSYQFQLARRRGGSFPKQEQLLAAIPELLANHSVQPSLVHGDLWGGNAGCTVSGEPVIFDPATYFGDREVDIAMTELFGGFSADFYQSYHEVFPLDAGYEQRKTLYNLYHILNHFNLFGGGYASQANRMIDQILR; from the coding sequence ATGTGGACTGAAATTGATACTCATATTAGCCAAGTAACTGGCGAAAAATTTCAAACTCAGCACAAGCGCAGTGTGAGTGGTGGCTGTATTAATCAAGGTTATGCTGTTGCTGATGGTAATTTGACTTATTTTGTCAAGCTGAATCAAGCCTCTCAAGTTGCTATGTTTGAAGCTGAGGCGTTGGGTTTAAAAGAAATGCTAGCTACAAATACCATTCTTGTACCCAAACCAATTTGCTGGGGTACGGCTGGAAACTCTAGTTATATAGTCTTGGAATGGCTGGAAATGGGAGGTAGTAACAGCAAATCTTCCCAAGAAATGGGACGCAAGTTAGCAGCGATGCACAAAGCTACTAATAGCGAAGGTTTTGGTTGGAAAATTAATAATACTATTGGTTCCACACCTCAAATCAATACCTGGACAGCAGACTGGGCCGAATTTTATACCCAACATCGCTTGAGTTATCAATTTCAGTTAGCTAGGCGACGGGGTGGGAGTTTTCCCAAACAAGAGCAATTACTTGCAGCTATTCCGGAACTATTGGCAAATCATTCAGTGCAACCATCTTTAGTACATGGTGATTTATGGGGTGGAAATGCTGGGTGTACTGTGTCAGGCGAACCGGTAATATTTGATCCAGCAACTTATTTTGGTGATAGAGAAGTTGATATTGCCATGACAGAATTATTTGGTGGTTTTTCAGCCGATTTTTACCAAAGTTATCACGAGGTGTTTCCTTTAGATGCAGGTTATGAGCAGAGAAAAACTCTGTATAACCTGTATCACATTCTCAATCACTTTAATTTATTTGGCGGTGGTTATGCTTCCCAAGCTAACCGGATGATTGACCAGATTTTACGCTAG
- a CDS encoding DUF433 domain-containing protein, with amino-acid sequence MNTRLVDSLLRIITSLTLEERLLLQERLNSMAIQLTPGVCGGQPRIRNTRIPVWTLVAFRQQGADDAELLRNYPTLTKDDLTAAWTYYAQHEDELNCVLTAINEDDNAEAVLE; translated from the coding sequence ATGAACACACGATTAGTCGATTCACTGCTGCGAATCATTACCTCACTGACTCTGGAGGAACGTCTTTTACTGCAAGAACGCCTCAACAGTATGGCAATTCAACTAACTCCAGGTGTTTGCGGTGGACAACCACGCATTCGCAACACCCGTATTCCTGTGTGGACATTGGTAGCTTTTCGCCAGCAGGGGGCAGACGATGCAGAATTGCTGCGTAATTATCCCACCCTCACCAAAGATGATTTAACCGCAGCATGGACATACTACGCACAGCACGAGGACGAATTAAATTGTGTGCTGACTGCTATCAATGAGGATGATAATGCTGAAGCTGTACTCGAATGA
- a CDS encoding DUF5615 family PIN-like protein, whose translation MDMVLELRQYGYDVLTSQEAGQANQGIPDEDVLTFAIENERVVITLNREDFIALHRNGISHQGMIICKTDRDYKGQIQALYAYLQQIEDLKNRLIRVKKQNQPKSSQQIFIIQEY comes from the coding sequence ATGGATATGGTGTTAGAACTGCGCCAGTATGGTTATGATGTCCTCACCTCCCAAGAAGCTGGACAAGCTAATCAAGGAATACCGGATGAGGATGTTCTCACCTTTGCTATCGAAAACGAGCGAGTTGTCATTACCCTCAACCGTGAGGACTTTATCGCTTTACATCGTAATGGTATTTCTCATCAGGGCATGATCATTTGTAAAACCGATAGAGACTACAAAGGACAAATACAAGCTCTATACGCCTATCTACAACAAATAGAAGACTTGAAAAATCGCCTGATTAGAGTTAAAAAGCAGAATCAACCTAAATCTAGTCAGCAAATTTTTATTATTCAGGAATATTAA
- a CDS encoding YafY family protein yields the protein MSRKGQSITLSLRERDKAELEAIALQFGMMWGDRPNISKLVEAIAQRKLLIGNNNDWTEARIRALHRCIGALTDIGQVEQAQIIANLLLERSEISIPLRNEIESFLENLPPPWRLQIDNYIRRQQPFQLSYQDPAGHIFTFTVRHAKVAPHEKRQYLDCWCEETEGSFDIPELIHNRSLRLDRITDAAVISIPGEWRTHLDEVEVEMHIFGGLAFGYKAKPEDNINEWLPDKPKVRRVIRRVSSTFWFSREVMQYAPDCVVIMPENVRDRLKQKLLTLCQLYDIETRS from the coding sequence ATGAGTCGGAAAGGTCAGTCTATAACTCTCTCTTTAAGAGAACGCGATAAAGCGGAACTAGAAGCGATCGCCTTACAATTTGGTATGATGTGGGGCGATCGCCCGAATATCTCGAAACTGGTAGAAGCGATCGCTCAACGTAAGTTACTTATCGGTAATAATAATGATTGGACAGAAGCCCGCATTAGGGCATTACATCGGTGTATTGGTGCATTAACCGACATTGGACAAGTTGAACAAGCGCAAATTATTGCTAACTTGCTTCTCGAACGCAGCGAAATATCAATCCCACTGCGAAATGAAATCGAAAGCTTTCTAGAAAACCTCCCCCCACCTTGGCGCTTACAAATAGATAACTACATCCGGCGACAGCAACCTTTCCAACTTTCCTATCAAGATCCAGCCGGGCATATATTTACTTTTACCGTCCGCCATGCTAAGGTTGCACCCCACGAAAAGCGCCAATATCTTGATTGCTGGTGTGAAGAGACGGAAGGAAGCTTTGATATACCCGAACTCATTCACAACAGGAGTTTGCGTTTAGACAGAATTACAGATGCGGCGGTGATTTCTATTCCTGGGGAATGGCGTACTCACTTAGATGAGGTAGAGGTGGAAATGCACATATTTGGTGGCTTGGCTTTTGGCTATAAAGCGAAACCAGAAGACAATATCAATGAATGGCTACCAGATAAACCCAAAGTGCGGCGAGTTATTAGGCGTGTATCCAGTACCTTTTGGTTTAGCCGTGAGGTGATGCAGTATGCGCCAGACTGTGTAGTGATTATGCCAGAAAATGTGCGCGATCGCCTGAAACAGAAACTGCTCACTTTATGCCAGTTATACGATATCGAAACCAGGAGTTAA
- a CDS encoding DUF433 domain-containing protein: MTKHNLLSRISIDPNICFGKPCIKGHRIWVSLILDLLASGETVETILEEYPGLEREDILACIAYAAEMTRDNYVEIPLGL, encoded by the coding sequence ATGACTAAACACAATTTACTATCTCGAATTTCCATAGATCCAAATATTTGTTTCGGTAAACCTTGTATTAAAGGTCATCGTATATGGGTTTCTTTAATCCTGGACTTGCTTGCAAGTGGAGAAACAGTTGAAACGATTTTAGAAGAATATCCGGGTTTAGAAAGAGAGGATATTTTAGCTTGTATTGCTTATGCTGCGGAGATGACAAGAGATAACTATGTAGAAATTCCTCTTGGGCTGTAA
- the cas3 gene encoding type I-D CRISPR-associated helicase Cas3', whose protein sequence is MTQEYKITLKPVYSQTIPTPDGVKLPKHWSLSWHQLATLEALRNPDIEVVFNTAMTGDGKSLAAYLEVLQGEFSAIGLYPTNELARDQETQIRGYIEQFQPEDEPRVVRLSGADLENYAENEGLKKAAAISTLTSQREVLLTNPDIFHYLHRGAYIIHGDSPDKLWGRIDKDFDLFIFDEFHVFAAPQIASVINTMLLIRCTNRRKKFLFLSATPDTNLISRLEQAGFRCQVINPVAQNKYQFPETEEEGKQLQTKGWRQIARIISLNFIPLEPAFKASETWLKENSDLILAQFQKYPGSKGAIILNSIAAVKRLTVFFQEIFKPYQLTIGENTGLSGKSIKEQSLMADLVIGTSTIDVGVDFKINFLIFESSDAGNFIQRLGRLGRHEGYEKDGQIIKFEKFTAFALVPNFLVERLFQVDSPPLEVNSIYERPFFHDVISEKYRQINDFRGYYRRWAFVQSFRLYYKLSDRTIKQQYAQSREQFQKACEDVFESKLKSIAGRVSGWAKDWKALSGKPGNPIADDAASFRGSSPLQCGLYDLTEENAADRFKTYDLPGILGNLEIEMWTEAGFIRTLKETAQRTGQPIAKGRFAHCLAFMKLRSYREERLNWKFTYPGDLQPIADAWKVQVLTGVEIWQPDNQWIGAINKRLKKEGLVCYVIRRPVSEVRMRLRLPMHFQIYPISDQYSFHDVSAPYAIAFGHSALLLDTLAYTFKSTGDEIWVV, encoded by the coding sequence ATGACGCAAGAATACAAAATTACTCTCAAGCCTGTTTATTCTCAAACCATCCCCACACCTGACGGAGTGAAATTACCTAAACATTGGTCGCTTTCTTGGCATCAATTAGCTACCTTAGAAGCACTACGCAATCCAGATATTGAAGTAGTATTCAACACAGCCATGACAGGCGATGGTAAAAGCTTGGCTGCATATTTAGAAGTTCTCCAAGGTGAATTTTCCGCCATTGGACTTTACCCAACTAATGAACTCGCCCGTGATCAAGAAACGCAAATTAGAGGATATATTGAACAATTCCAGCCAGAAGATGAGCCGCGTGTAGTTAGATTAAGTGGGGCTGATTTAGAAAACTATGCCGAAAATGAAGGATTGAAAAAAGCAGCAGCAATTTCTACCCTCACTAGCCAAAGAGAGGTATTACTCACTAACCCTGATATTTTTCACTACTTGCATCGAGGGGCTTATATCATTCATGGCGATAGCCCGGATAAGTTATGGGGCAGAATTGATAAAGATTTTGACTTATTTATTTTCGATGAATTTCACGTTTTTGCTGCTCCCCAAATTGCCAGTGTAATTAACACAATGTTGTTAATTCGCTGTACAAATCGCCGCAAAAAATTTCTGTTTCTCTCAGCTACACCAGACACAAATTTAATTAGCAGATTAGAACAGGCAGGATTTCGTTGTCAAGTTATCAATCCTGTTGCCCAAAATAAATATCAATTTCCCGAAACAGAAGAAGAAGGAAAGCAGCTACAAACCAAGGGCTGGCGGCAGATAGCGCGAATAATCTCATTGAATTTTATTCCTTTAGAACCTGCTTTTAAAGCATCGGAAACTTGGCTAAAAGAAAACAGTGATTTAATTTTGGCTCAATTCCAAAAGTATCCAGGTAGTAAAGGAGCAATTATTCTCAATTCAATTGCAGCAGTCAAACGTCTAACGGTATTTTTTCAGGAAATATTCAAACCTTATCAATTAACAATAGGAGAGAATACAGGACTTTCGGGAAAAAGCATAAAAGAGCAAAGTCTGATGGCTGATTTAGTTATTGGCACTAGCACAATTGATGTGGGTGTTGATTTTAAAATCAATTTTCTGATTTTTGAGTCATCAGATGCAGGTAACTTTATTCAGCGTTTAGGGCGCTTAGGCAGACATGAAGGCTATGAGAAAGATGGTCAAATAATTAAGTTTGAAAAATTTACAGCTTTTGCCCTTGTGCCTAACTTTTTAGTAGAGCGTTTATTTCAGGTAGATTCACCACCATTAGAGGTAAATAGTATTTATGAACGACCATTTTTTCACGATGTAATTAGTGAGAAGTATCGACAAATCAATGATTTTCGCGGTTATTATCGCCGTTGGGCTTTTGTGCAATCATTTCGGCTGTATTATAAATTGAGCGATCGCACAATTAAACAACAGTATGCCCAAAGCCGAGAACAGTTTCAAAAAGCCTGTGAGGACGTATTTGAAAGCAAGCTGAAGTCCATAGCCGGACGTGTTTCAGGATGGGCGAAAGACTGGAAAGCACTGTCAGGTAAACCAGGAAATCCCATAGCTGACGATGCGGCTAGTTTTCGCGGTTCCAGTCCTTTGCAATGTGGTTTATACGATTTAACCGAAGAAAATGCAGCAGACAGGTTTAAAACCTACGATTTACCAGGTATTTTGGGCAATTTAGAAATTGAAATGTGGACAGAGGCGGGATTTATACGGACACTTAAAGAAACCGCACAACGCACAGGACAACCCATAGCCAAAGGTAGATTTGCTCATTGTCTAGCATTTATGAAGTTGCGTTCCTACCGTGAGGAACGGCTGAACTGGAAATTTACCTATCCTGGAGACTTACAGCCAATAGCCGACGCTTGGAAAGTTCAGGTTTTAACTGGCGTAGAAATTTGGCAACCTGACAATCAATGGATTGGTGCAATTAACAAACGACTGAAGAAGGAAGGTTTGGTTTGTTATGTAATTCGCCGTCCTGTATCTGAGGTGCGGATGCGGTTACGGCTACCAATGCACTTTCAGATTTATCCCATTAGTGATCAGTATAGCTTTCATGATGTTAGTGCGCCGTATGCGATCGCTTTTGGTCACTCTGCATTGCTGCTAGATACCCTTGCATATACCTTTAAAAGCACAGGAGATGAGATATGGGTTGTTTAA
- a CDS encoding DUF433 domain-containing protein, whose amino-acid sequence MNEQQLLERITANSQIFGGKPIIRGRRLAVEHILGMLAAGDTMETLLEAYPWLEREDVQACLVYARRLVGHERIEPLLIE is encoded by the coding sequence ATGAACGAACAACAACTTCTAGAAAGAATCACAGCCAACAGTCAAATCTTTGGCGGTAAACCTATTATTCGAGGTCGCCGCCTAGCGGTTGAACATATTTTAGGGATGCTTGCAGCAGGAGATACTATGGAAACCTTGCTAGAAGCTTATCCCTGGCTAGAACGAGAAGATGTACAAGCCTGTTTAGTTTATGCACGGAGGCTAGTTGGTCATGAGCGAATCGAACCATTACTAATAGAGTAA
- a CDS encoding DUF5615 family PIN-like protein, whose amino-acid sequence MKILLDTCVWFGVRNNLLAAGYDVVWSGDWSKDPGDEEILATAYGEGRILVTLDKDFGELAIVRGNPHCGILRLVNLITREQSLVCLRVIQLYGDELSSGAIVTAELNRVRIRPPDNDG is encoded by the coding sequence GTGAAAATACTGCTAGATACTTGTGTCTGGTTTGGAGTGCGTAATAATTTACTCGCTGCTGGCTATGACGTAGTTTGGAGTGGAGATTGGTCAAAAGATCCAGGTGATGAAGAAATTTTAGCAACTGCTTACGGTGAAGGTCGAATTTTAGTAACCCTTGATAAAGACTTTGGAGAATTAGCGATTGTTCGGGGAAATCCCCACTGTGGTATTTTGCGCTTAGTTAATCTCATTACCAGAGAGCAATCGCTTGTTTGTCTACGAGTTATTCAACTCTATGGTGATGAATTATCGTCAGGTGCAATTGTAACTGCGGAATTAAACCGAGTCAGAATTAGACCACCAGACAATGATGGCTAA
- a CDS encoding nucleotidyltransferase domain-containing protein produces the protein MQTNTPTIAELKELSLQLPERIPYLKMLVLFGSRATGNTHANSDWDFAVLCDEEQRHACTKNNTGRLFELPMLIGEVLKINADHIDIVQLNYCSELIAHFIARDGIMIFEQYPEQFKSFKENSLKSQSELKKFRQEQHRIIQIELNKWGA, from the coding sequence ATGCAAACTAATACCCCAACAATTGCAGAACTTAAAGAACTTTCCTTACAACTTCCTGAAAGAATACCTTATTTAAAAATGTTAGTCCTGTTTGGTTCTAGAGCGACTGGTAACACACACGCAAATAGTGACTGGGATTTTGCTGTTTTGTGTGATGAAGAACAGCGTCACGCTTGCACCAAAAATAATACTGGGCGTTTGTTTGAATTACCGATGCTGATTGGCGAAGTATTGAAGATAAATGCTGATCATATCGATATTGTACAACTTAATTATTGTTCCGAATTAATAGCACATTTTATTGCTCGTGATGGAATTATGATATTTGAACAATATCCTGAACAATTTAAGTCTTTTAAAGAAAATTCCTTAAAAAGTCAATCAGAGTTAAAGAAATTCCGTCAAGAGCAACATCGAATTATTCAAATAGAACTAAATAAGTGGGGAGCATGA
- a CDS encoding DUF86 domain-containing protein — translation MSNIEPEIVLVRLRLILKYSNTLEEFRSTILEDFLADFRQQLVVERLLQLMTQAAIDINDHILSKLNPGKSPTNFEAFIELGKYGVISPELAAQLAPSGGLRNRLVHEYDDIDPKEVFKAISFALQQYPLYVRQINTYLISLDVDND, via the coding sequence ATGAGTAATATAGAACCAGAAATAGTGTTAGTTAGGTTGAGGTTAATTCTCAAATATTCCAATACTTTGGAAGAATTTCGCTCTACTATCCTTGAAGACTTTTTAGCTGATTTTCGTCAACAACTTGTTGTGGAAAGACTTTTACAATTAATGACTCAAGCAGCGATAGATATCAATGACCATATATTGTCAAAGCTAAATCCTGGAAAATCGCCAACTAACTTTGAGGCTTTTATTGAACTTGGTAAATATGGTGTCATTTCACCCGAATTAGCAGCACAATTAGCACCATCAGGAGGATTAAGAAATCGGCTGGTTCATGAATATGATGATATAGATCCAAAGGAAGTTTTTAAAGCAATTAGTTTCGCATTACAACAATATCCGCTTTATGTACGACAAATAAATACGTATTTAATTTCATTGGATGTAGATAATGACTAA